In Hermetia illucens chromosome 5, iHerIll2.2.curated.20191125, whole genome shotgun sequence, a single window of DNA contains:
- the LOC119657185 gene encoding cell surface glycoprotein 1-like, which yields MAVILVALVVCLVQSSVADEPCETGTMWPHPSNPIYYYKCLAPGVEVQLKCPPGEYFGVTDKKCIPGTPPVTPPEGTTETPTVPGGETESTTTATEETVPPETTATTVEPPESSKPPEATESTKPTESTEKTESAESTPSSTITETESTVKPGGPGVPTEPPTPPTDDSGSGGGSGGGSGGGSGGGSGGGTEPPTPPTDDSGSGSGSGGGSGVATEPPAPLSP from the exons ATGGCAG TGATCCTTGTTGCTTTAGTAGTTTGCCTAGTGCAAAGCAGTGTTGCGGACGAACCATGTGAAACAGGAACGATGTGGCCTCACCCATCGAATCCAATATATTATTACAAATGCTTAGCTCCGGGTGTGGAAGTTCAACTAAAATGCCCGCCAGGAGAATACTTTGGTGTAACGGATAAAAAATGTATCCCTGGAACCCCACCGGTAACTCCGCCTGAAGGCACTACCGAGACACCAACTGTACCAGGTGGGGAAACAGAATCAACTACAACAGCAACTGAGGAAACTGTCCCACCTGAAACAACTGCAACAACAGTTGAACCACCTGAGTCCAGTAAGCCACCTGAGGCGACTGAATCGACTAAGCCGACTGAATCGACTGAGAAGACCGAATCGGCTGAGTCGACACCAAGTTCTACTATTACAGAAACTGAATCGACTGTTAAACCTGGTGGTCCGGGAGTTCCTACGGAGCCACCTACTCCGCCAACTGATGACTCGGGCTCAGGAGGTGGATCAGGTGGTGGATCAGGTGGTGGATCAGGTGGTGGATCAGGAGGTGGAACTGAACCACCTACTCCACCAACTGATGACTCGGGATCAGGGAGTGGATCAGGAGGTGGATCAGGAGTTGCAACGGAGCCACCAGCACCTCTAAGTCCATAA
- the LOC119657369 gene encoding integumentary mucin C.1-like, whose amino-acid sequence MEVILLALFVCLAQTGAENAASCKAGDVWATSNPLYYYKCLAPGVAVQLKCPEGTYFGGAGCVEGVPPGTTSPSSTEDTTTTTSSTTTTTTTTTSPATIPTCPTVESTTPSTTKSTTTPSTTTTTSTESTTTSSTTTTTTASTPGVPSPGTEPPTPGSGDSAADTSSSGAVTPATEPPTPPNL is encoded by the exons ATGGAAG TGATCCTACTTGCACTATTTGTTTGCTTGGCACAAACCGGGGCGGAAAATGCTGCGTCCTGTAAAGCAGGAGATGTATGGGCTACTTCAAATCCATTGTACTATTATAAATGTTTGGCTCCAGGAGTGGCAGTTCAGCTGAAGTGTCCTGAAGGGACATACTTCGGTGGCGCTGGATGCGTTGAAGGGGTTCCTCCTGGTACCACTTCACCCTCTAGTACAGAGGATACTACGACGACAACCTCTTCCACAACGACGACGACGACCACCACCACATCACCTGCTACCATACCAACTTGTCCTACAGTTGAGTCTACGACACCATCTACTACTAAAAGTACCACAACCCCTTCAACTACAACGACAACTTCCACTGAAAGCACGACTACATCTTCAACCACAACCACAACTACGGCTTCAACTCCCGGCGTACCATCTCCTGGTACTGAACCTCCTACTCCTGGAAGTGGAGATTCAGCAGCGGATACTTCTTCATCTGGTGCTGTCACCCCTGCAACAGAGCCGCCAACACCACCCAACCTataa